The following are encoded in a window of Impatiens glandulifera chromosome 5, dImpGla2.1, whole genome shotgun sequence genomic DNA:
- the LOC124938969 gene encoding protein LURP-one-related 15-like encodes MASTSSSGEISVVYPQFCSPYPIDIIIKHNLITTLSRHKYAVNRVNGEFLFHVTENIGSIHLGRIFLDPSINTFLALYPSVTGNFFGFRRRLFLPYPAGNTILTLQQSGMNMHSRWEVFRGDNTEYKNLLFSVKRSSMFLINTEYDIFMATNPKENDFCDFKICKNKIYVGNTKNIVIAQMHNHIGFMSNKYLVNVYTGVDYVFIIALVVIYEEIQSCARRNYNSLVV; translated from the exons ATGGCGTCGACATCCAGCTCCGGCGAGATCTCAGTCGTGTACCCTCAATTTTGTTCACCTTACCCAATTGATATCATCATAAAACATAACCTGATCACCACCCTAAGTAGACACAAATACGCAGTCAATCGTGTTAATGGGGAGTTTTTGTTTCATGTGACAGAAAACATCGGATCCATCCATCTCGGTCGCATCTTCCTTGATCCTTCCATAAACACCTTCCTTGCTCTTTACCCAAGT GTGACAGGGAACTTCTTCGGCTTCCGTCGCCGTCTCTTCCTCCCTTATCCCGCCGGAAACACCATCCTCACTCTTCAGCAAAGT GGTATGAACATGCATTCAAGATGGGAAGTTTTCAGGGGAGACAATACAGAATATAAGAATCTGTTATTTAGCGTGAAGAGGTCTTCTATGTTCCTAATAAATACTGAATATGATATTTTCATGGCTACCAATCCAAAGGAAAATGATTTTTGTGATTTCAAGATCtgtaaaaataagatatatgtTGGAAATACTAAAAACATCGTTATTGCTCAG ATGCACAATCACATTGGTTTTATGAGTAACAAATACTTGGTTAATGTTTATACTGGTGTTGACTATGTCTTTATAATTGCACTAGTTGTGATTTATGAAGAGATTCAATCATGTGCAAGAAGAAATTATAATAGTTTAGTAGTGTGA